TCATTCAATTCGCCAAATAATATTGCATCATCCAGAATGCAGAGGACTGATTTTTTCCTCTTAATAGTgacaataattaattaatttctcTCGTGTCGATATTTAACCTCCTATTCATCTCAAGAAAGTGAAATTTGAATCTTTATGAATTCaatcaatggacgagttcaggaacgtttgccaaccttgtaaataataataatagaaacAATTCTTTtaatggaaacgtattttttttaaatttgtgcctttcggttgctttcatcattttacaatcctttgAATGTCCCCGGCTCTCAAATACAAGTAAtgtaaaagaaaatttattttgaactttcaaggtgagttttgacattattcgggattttttttcgtgtttcgtacATTATATtttccatagacttataatttattcattcgtatttcgtgcattatatttatgctttCATCCATAgattaataatttatttattattagactatggtttcatcacagaacacattagtagttgagacgttctgtgatgaaaccatagtctgataataaataaattattaatctatggatgaaaccatgAATATAATGCACGAAATACGAAAAATGCCAAAATGCGCCCGAAAaaatgtcaaaactcacctagaaaattcaatataaattttattttatatcacttggatcTGAGAGACGGGGatattccaaggattgtaaaatgatgaaagcaaccgaaaggcacaaatataatttaaaagaaATGCGTTTCCATGGAATGAGTTTTTCCTATTATTTACAAGGTAGGCAAACGTACCTGAACTGGTCCATTGAATATGCATTATTGCATATTAATTTCTGTTTTCATTTGATCAGTTTTCCGAAGCGTAACTCAAGGATGGGTCTTTAAATTATTAATTAGCAAGAATAAACTATAAAGTGATGGATAAGAAATGGGCAAAATAAAACGAAAACTAAGCGGCTCTCATTGTCTGTTCGAAATGAAGGCCTtgcaatataagtaaaagggcTGAGAAATTTATTCAAATGCCTTCATTTCGAACAGACAATGAGAACCGAtaagtttttgttttattttatgaCTTTTATAGGTTTAATAATTGTTGAAGACCAATCATTAAGTTACGCTTCAGAAAACTGATGTATTCGATcaattgaaaactgaaattaacatttgataatgtatattcaattgattattcataaagattcaaaattcaattcgtTATGACATAaatgttaaatatcaacacgggagaaaaaattattgtcactaTTAAGAGAAAAAAATCAGTCCTCTGCATTCTGGATGGTGGCATGCAATATTATTTGGCGAATTGAATAAACGAATCTTACAGTTTACGCAGCTATCGAAGAAATTATGAAATTCATTATATagggtgatttcgcgaacttTTGAGAACTGTCCAAATCGAGGTCCAAATTTATGTGATACGGTCCTGCAAATCGAATGATATTCGATTggagttttctggaacctcatgaaagctatcttcatttcaaatttcggaCAAATCGGTGATTCTGTTCAAGAGATAGAATGGTTTTAACGGCTAGATACTACATATGGGGTTTTAGGTGATCCTCTAGGctaggtgttctctatctcacattgaAATGTGACCTCAAAACCTCAAACATCATTGAGGTAACTCTCTGTGACGACACTGGAGGAACAACAGTGCATCGAAACCTTATATAAGTTCAATTGTGACCCTACCCATAGATCTTCTTCCACTAAGCTAAACttcatgcaaaaaaattaacaggtATAGTGTTACACGATCGTCATTGAACGACAGCCTTGATGGCCATTTCGTTGAAAAATGACTGGTTTTATGGTCTACAGTCTACACCTactatatctctttatcagaGCTGTTCTCTCAACTACGCTATTTACGAAGTGTGTAACCAATATAATTTCTTTTCGAGTATAATTgaggaatttaatttttttcagatttgcaACCGAAAGACCTCATAATCGGAGAatacttgcaaaaaaaagtgttCATAGATGACGACCAATATTTGGAGCAAGTAGTGCATTTATTGCAAATCCTTTATGGATTGAATAGGTATTGGGCTTCTTTGTATTCCTCGTTGGACCACAAATTTATTATTGACCCAAAGATGTTCGTGAATCCTTCTATCGACCGTCTGGTGCTCGATTCTTTGACAGATCCTCTCAATATGCTTGTGCGAAGCTACCCCGATTGGATGTTTTGGATCACGTCGTGTCCTTACCATTTATCGTATAAAACTAAGAAACTGGCATTCAGTGTGGTGGCTTTGGACAGACATCGAGCCTTCAGAGCCGTGATGGATTATTATAAAGAATATTCTGATGCACTGATATTTGATAATCGATATCCGTTGATACAAATGGACAGAGGGTTGGTTCTGGATGAGTTTCGTGAGGTGAGatcaattttgaaaatggttATGATGATGAATTGATTTGTTATCATTTTTATCTGGCTACCTATTTTTTGTTGACTTATTTCCTATTTACTGTTGTTTCAATAAATCTGTAAATTTTCTCTAAGTGAATAGCTAAAAAATGTTTGGTGACCCTTCAAAAATCTTTTCAGGCGCTGCTACATACCGATTCGTTTTCCACTTGGAACGTCCTCTTCTTTGGAGAAAATGGTTCTGGTGTTGGTGTTAAAAGAGAGTTATATTCAGAAGTCGGAAAGGAATTGCAGAAAGAGAAGTATAAATTATGGACGAAATCGAGTGTGACTAGGACCGGGTATATTCACTCCAGAGAACTATATCCAGATTTCTATATGGGTAACAAAAAAGGGAAAGGAGTTGGTTTCGAAAATGCATCAATAGAAGAAAAATTCCATATAATTGGTCAAATAATGGCTAAGGCATTAATGGAAGGGCATTTATTAGACTTACCCTTATCACTGCCAGTGTTCAAATGGCTTCTGATAGAAGAGTCGCAATTAACTATATACGATTTGAAACACGTCAGTGAGGAACTTTTCAAAACACTCTTACCTATCAAAGAAATGATCCAAGAAGAGAAGAGGATTTCGAATAATCAAAGCCTATCTCCAAAAACTAGGAACAATTTATTGAAGAAGTTGCATGATGAATGGGAAACTGTAGAATCTTATCATTTGGTCTTCGTGGTACCTAATCATGACGTGGGTGAGTTGTGAAAGCCTAATATATGTACCTATATAATATATCAGTaatattataattgacatcCGCTCTAACGGTAGTATAGGCACGCGAATATTCTCCTATGAAAATTGTTCTTGAATACAGTAGGGACTTCATACAGGGCCGTCGCTTGGGGGTAGGCGGCCGCCTAGGGCGCTAGGATTTAAGGGCAGCAGTTTGAGCTTAGTCAAGAAAATAATAAACTTTATGAAAAACTCTTTCAGGTATTTGGATAGCTTGTATATTAATCGATACTCCTTTTTACATAAAAAACAACGACGTTTCGGTCTCAAATCGGACCTTTATCAAGGCGAAAAATATTGAACATGACAAATTTCGCATTCCTACAATAATGATTTCACAGGAATTGAGTCAccacaataaaatacatcaatctGTTCCACTGTATGCTTCTTTTAAAATGATCGTAcctatagttttatttctttACTTATATACTATTATTTACTATATTATTAATTGGTTAGGATCACAGAGTGCAGTTTTTAAGTTGACAAGGGAGCATAGAAGTTATCAAACAGAATCCCGATTATTTTCTAACTAATAGGCTGTTATATATGGTGCTGAGTCTATAGACATCCTCTCTATAATAATTCACTGTTTTATTTAGTGTTATATGAATCATTTCACTTATGTTCCCCCGGTAGTTGTAGTTTTCATGGTCAAGTACTgatgtttcttcaaaattgaatttatgtccTTCTTTGAATGTCAGAGCAGTTTTATCCCTATGTGTGATGTTGTTGGAGTCTGTTTTATGTTGTCTGATTCTGTCTTTCAATAGCCGTTTTGTCTGTCCGATGTAGGCCTTGTCGCAGTTAGAGCATGGAATGTTATATACAACTGATGATTGCAGATTTGTCGGAACACTATGTTCCAACTGTGCGAAGTATTTCTTCGTTGTGGTATTGTTGTAGAAAGTACAGTTGCTATTAATCTTTTTGAAGATCCTAGAAATTTTATGTGAGAGTCCAGGTATGAAAGGAAATCTGCAGCGTTATGTGGGTTCTTTGTTTTTATGCTGAGTGTTGTTTCTTGTACATATTACTTTTTCTTTGGACTTATTCACAACACGTTTAATTATGTATCGTGGGTAGTTGTTTTCCTTTAAAATTTCTGTATAATCTCGTCTTTAAATTTGTTGTCACAAACAATGCTCTATACATCAGACTAATTACAGTGTTGCCTTTTTGGGTGTTACTATAGTTGCTGTAGTAGTTTATAATCCTGTTGGAACTTATAGTTTTTGTGTACAAACAGGTAGTCAAATTGTTTTCTTTTCTGGTTATTAAAAGGTCTAAGAAAGGAATCTTGTTTTCAGTTTCATCTTCTATAGTGAACCTTATACTGGGATGGTAAGGTATGAGTTGAAAAGGTCAATAACATAATAAACTTATGTaccgaatgaaaataaatgcaaTTCAGTTAGCAACAAGAGGAATACCCAGAAATTAATCTAGGCGCGGACTCATTGGCGAACGCAATATGcagggccataaaaaaaacatcaaaggtGCCGAATTCGCATTCTTCTCATAAATATCCCAGACAGCCTGTAGGTTCCGCACTGTAGTAGCCACTTCGCCCTTTTGAGAGTTATTTATGTTATAACTTATCAAACTTTTCGGCTTTGCTTTGATGAATATTAACAACTACTGTTTTTGGAGGTTTTGGGGCGGCTTCTCGCATATAGGGCagtattttaattttcaattctccAATCAGAATTCAGGAAGCTGATTCCGGGGTGGAGTGTAAAGACTtgagaaagtattttatttccatATTAATATTCAGTATTCGTAAGAAAAGGAAAAAGTTCATATATAGTTCTTTCCTGAATCAATCAATTATATCATTTGCGCTTATTGCTTGTGCAAAATAAGTTATCACTTTGAACAGCTCTATAACTCGGTATTTTTCAAGCATTGATTCGCCACCGGGTAACAGGatagaaaattataggaaatcctTAATAATACATTCAATATTTAATATTCGTAATATCTTCTCAACTGAGGGAATACTTTTGGATCCTatggtttgaagaaaaatatagttctgtgatttttcagaatttaaaatgAATGCATAATTGTAGGAAGACCTCGGTCTCTAGCCATTTGACTAATGTCaataaagttattttctccCTCTCTCTTCCATTTTTTAACTATAgatctttcaacaaaatttctcaatttgaaaatatgtgtTGAAAAGAAAACGATTCATTGTAAATCTTTTATGACTCTTGTATTATGCACGTAAAAGCAACGTTTGTGCATAAACGGATGGTGTTGAAAAATCTAGCATACGGCTGTAAAATCTCTCTGATACCTATTTTAGCCTGccacaaaaatttcatttcttcaactatttttttctcattctcaTACAGCTTGAAACTTTTCGAAGAAGGAGCTTTATCAGTTTATATGAAAAACCCCCTCAATTTTCGCAGAGGAATCACCTGTTGAAAAATTCCGCGATTTATTTGCCAACATCCTTTATATATCATTCACCTTTTATCAATACCAAaagtatttcaaatttttgtactaGATAATTCGAAACTATGCTGacttttgttgttgaattatgtTTCTATTGCTGATTGAATTATTTAGAAAAGATGCAATTTTTTCATACTCAGTTTACGCGATTCATCAAAGATGATTTCTCTTTATTAGGGCGCCAATTTAGGGCTTTGCCTAGGGCGCCAGTTTGGTTAGCGACGGCCCTGACTTTATATCTCTTCTAATATACAGTTTAAAGTCGTCTCCCTTCTTTTAGCAACCGAATTGAAGTCTGCCAATTTCATGTTCCAATCTTCAATATGTATGTGAATATTAAAATAGCAAAATTTCAACCTTCCTGAAATGGTTTGAAATTGCATTATTTTCTTCATCAAAAATGGCGTCTGCCAGGCATTTAGCAACGGCCAAAACTTCTGcccaaaaaatttatattcttaATTGAGTTCCGAAGTAAAtgcaacagaaataaatcttccTAAAATGATTGCAATTTCATATTTTACCtataaaggtaagcgcacatacaacggcatcggacggacggtacggATCGGAATAAAATACTTTCAACGGAACcgaatggagcaacgcacatatgtgcggacggcaggcatcgcatcgcatcgcatccgacgggaattgaggaacgaggattaaattccgaccgatgcgtgcCTTGCCAGCCGATCCCGAAATATGTGCTATACCAATCGAAGATTGCTGCGGCATCTTCGTCATTTTGCAAATCTCTACCTACAGCAGCTCATTTGTTGTAAATATAACGGTTGTCATTCTAATAAGCAAGgcagaaatatgaattttcacgaAAACTGTGGGTATGGAACTATAATTTATCACTTTTCTTCAGTGGCTCCTCTTATGGATTCCAATTGAAGAACTAAAATAGGACTAAATAAGAGTACATATTCTCCAAAACCTTCCTTTTTCTACATTCATGTATATCATTAATCCACATTCGTCAACACCGCCttcgtttttcgaaaattttcttcttccaGAGCAATCGCAATTTTCTCAAcgcttgaagacatattcgcaactaaCCTATTCttccggcgattccgatgttatatgtgcgataccttcataaaaattgcGCCGCTtccgtgccgttccttccatgccgtccgtccgatgccgatgtatgtgcgcttaccttaaaaAAGCTCTGCGCACTGGAGAACGCGACGTCTCCCATCAGGGgcccgattctcgaatgtgtaggaatTAGATCCTATAGGAACTTAATCCCATGCTTTCAGTTCCCATAGGAAATCATAATTTGACGTGATACCTATTCTTGAATTCGATGGAATAGTTTTTCCTAGATGATTGACAGAGTGAGGTTTGTCGATGATAGTATCTTGTCCTTTAACGAATACACCAATGAAAAAGATGTAAATTATGTTATCGGGCCCCTGGCAGAGGTATCGTTTTGTGTTCGAGTGATTCTCATAT
Above is a window of Coccinella septempunctata chromosome 5, icCocSept1.1, whole genome shotgun sequence DNA encoding:
- the LOC123313549 gene encoding E3 ubiquitin-protein ligase TRIP12-like isoform X2 — its product is MLVRSYPDWMFWITSCPYHLSYKTKKLAFSVVALDRHRAFRAVMDYYKEYSDALIFDNRYPLIQMDRGLVLDEFREALLHTDSFSTWNVLFFGENGSGVGVKRELYSEVGKELQKEKYKLWTKSSVTRTGYIHSRELYPDFYMGNKKGKGVGFENASIEEKFHIIGQIMAKALMEGHLLDLPLSLPVFKWLLIEESQLTIYDLKHVSEELFKTLLPIKEMIQEEKRISNNQSLSPKTRNNLLKKLHDEWETVESYHLVFVVPNHDVELIPGGRDIVVTRHNAALYIEKIEKFLLHKGVEKAMVALRTGFHKMINLDYLQIFEPSELQSLICGEENDKYWTLPHLEINVELSGFGIDSPEVQQLFYILSTMSKERRQKFLEFVTACPRLPADGFAGLTPAFTVKRTTVYPFAQTCFHTLHLTVGISKEQLETFIEVALIHGVGYFGIV
- the LOC123313549 gene encoding E3 ubiquitin-protein ligase TRIP12-like isoform X1, whose translation is MFVNPSIDRLVLDSLTDPLNMLVRSYPDWMFWITSCPYHLSYKTKKLAFSVVALDRHRAFRAVMDYYKEYSDALIFDNRYPLIQMDRGLVLDEFREALLHTDSFSTWNVLFFGENGSGVGVKRELYSEVGKELQKEKYKLWTKSSVTRTGYIHSRELYPDFYMGNKKGKGVGFENASIEEKFHIIGQIMAKALMEGHLLDLPLSLPVFKWLLIEESQLTIYDLKHVSEELFKTLLPIKEMIQEEKRISNNQSLSPKTRNNLLKKLHDEWETVESYHLVFVVPNHDVELIPGGRDIVVTRHNAALYIEKIEKFLLHKGVEKAMVALRTGFHKMINLDYLQIFEPSELQSLICGEENDKYWTLPHLEINVELSGFGIDSPEVQQLFYILSTMSKERRQKFLEFVTACPRLPADGFAGLTPAFTVKRTTVYPFAQTCFHTLHLTVGISKEQLETFIEVALIHGVGYFGIV